The Lutra lutra chromosome 15, mLutLut1.2, whole genome shotgun sequence genome includes a region encoding these proteins:
- the LOC125086335 gene encoding ubiquitin-conjugating enzyme E2 N — MAGLPRRIIKETQRLLAEPVPGIKAEPDESNARYFHVVIAGPQDSPFEGGTFKLELFLPEEYPMAAPKVRFMTKIYHPNVDKLGRICLDILKDKWSPALQIRTVLLSIQALLSAPNPDDPLANDVAEQWKTNEAQAIETARAWTRLYAMNNI, encoded by the coding sequence ATGGCCGGGCTGCCCCGCAGGATTATCAAGGAAACCCAGCGTTTGCTGGCAGAACCAGTTCCTGGCATTAAAGCAGAACCAGATGAGAGCAATGCCCGTTATTTTCATGTGGTCATTGCTGGCCCTCAGGATTCCCCCTTTGAGGGAGGGACTTTTAAGCTTGAACTATTCCTACCAGAAGAATACCCGATGGCAGCCCCTAAAGTACGTTTCATGACCAAAATTTATCATCCTAATGTAGACAAGTTGGGAAGAATATGTTtagatattttgaaagataagTGGTCCCCAGCACTGCAGATCCGCACAGTTCTGCTATCGATCCAGGCTTTGTTAAGTGCTCCCAATCCGGATGATCCGTTAGCAAACGATGTAGCAGAGCAGTGGAAGACCAACGAGGCCCAAGCCATAGAAACAGCTAGAGCATGGACTAGGCTATATGccatgaataatatttaa